The Streptomyces sp. NBC_00459 DNA segment AGCAGGAGGAGTACGGAATGGCGAACACTCCCACGGTCAATCTGGACAAGGCGTGGCTGCAGAGCTTCCTCACCAAGGACGTGGGCCCGTTCAGGGAGGAGCTCCGCAGGATGGGCCTGCCGGACAAGTCACCGATCGACAGTGACGTGATCGTGCCGGCGCTGGCGGACCTCGTGGCGGACGGCGGAAACACGGCTGCCGGTTTCCTGGACGGGCAGGTGAAACCGATCGCGATCGGAACGATGGCGAAGGAGAGCGGCGGCCGGACCAACGGCGGGAACGTCTCGACGAAACTGGCCGAGCTGATCGAGCAGGTGACCGGAATCCTCGCGTTCCAGGGGGAGCTCTTCGCCGAGATCGAGGACGATCTCGAGGAAACCATCAAAAAAATGTTCAGTGCCCAGGATCAGAACATGGAAAAGATCGACGGCAAGAAGTTCGTGAACTTCTTCGAGGACGTGGACGACATCCTGTCCGAGGGCCCCGGTTCGGGCAGCGGGAACAACGACGACTGACCGTGGTGCCACGCCGGGTGCGTGGCCTTCACCCTCGCTCACCGGCACCTGAGCCCTTCTGATGGAAAAGGCCCTCTGGCATGGCGCTCGACCCCAGCAAAATCACCCTGGATCTCAACGCCAAGGACGACGTGTGGTCCGAGGCGGTGCATTATTTCACCGGCTACCCCGTACCACCCAGGAACGAACTCTTCAGCACACTGGTCGGCAACGAGGGCATTCCACTGATGAAGGTGGAGATCTCGACCATGGACTCCGTGGACTATGTGGACGACCAGGATTACGAATGGCTG contains these protein-coding regions:
- a CDS encoding type VII secretion system-associated protein: MANTPTVNLDKAWLQSFLTKDVGPFREELRRMGLPDKSPIDSDVIVPALADLVADGGNTAAGFLDGQVKPIAIGTMAKESGGRTNGGNVSTKLAELIEQVTGILAFQGELFAEIEDDLEETIKKMFSAQDQNMEKIDGKKFVNFFEDVDDILSEGPGSGSGNNDD